Within Nonlabens agnitus, the genomic segment CCGACATCGATGCTCAGAGCGTATCGAACCAGGCTACGGTACGGAACGACACCTGACGGAGATGATGTCAGCGACCTATCGGATGACAACAGCAACCTGGAGAATGATCCAACGGGTACGGACCTTCCCGAGGACAGCGAGATATCGATCATCAAGACGTCGGTGTTCAACGATGAGAACGGCGATGGCTTTGCTCAGTTGGGCGAGACGATCAGCTACAGCTTTGAGGTGACGAACAGTGGAGCTACGACCCTTACGAATGTGACGGTAACGGATCCACTACTTGATGGTGCCAACGGTACGTTGACTGGCGGTCCCATCGCTACACTGGCACCAGGAGCGGTAGACACGGCGACCTTTAGCGAAGCTACACGATCCAGCAGTCGGACATAGATGCTCAGAGCGTATCGAACCAGGCTACGGCTACGGAACGACACCTGATGGAGATGATGTCAGCGACCTTTCGGATGACAACAGCAACCTAGAGAATGATCCAACGGATACGAATCTTCCTGAGGACAGCGAGATATCGATCATCAAGACCTCTGTGTTCAACGATGAGAACGGCGATGGCTTTGCTCAGTTGGGCGAGACGATCAGCTACAGCTTTGAGGTGACGAACAGTGGAGCTACGACCCTAACGAATGTAACGGTAACGGATCCACTACTTGATGGTGCCAACGGTACGTTGACTGGCGGTCCCATCGCTACACTGGCACCAGGAGCAACGACACGACCTTTAGCGGAAGCTACACGATCCAGCAGTCCGACATCGATGCGCAGAGCGTATCGAACCAGGCTACGGCTACGGAACGACACCTGACGGAGATGATGTGAGCGACCTATCGGATGACAACAGCAACCTGGAGGATGATCCAACGGATACGAATCTTCCTGAGGACAGCGAGATATCGATCATCAAGACCTCTGTGTTCAACGATGAGAATGGTGACGGCTTTGCTCAGTTGGGGAGACGATCAGCTACAGCTTCGAGGTAACGAACAGTGGAGCTACGACCCTAACGAATGTAACGGTAACGGATCCACTATTGGTGGCGCCAAGCGGCAGCCTTACCGGCGGCCCGATCGCTACACTGGCACCAGGAGCGATAGACACGACGACCTTTAGCGGAAGCTACACGATCCAGCAGTCGGACATCGATGCTCAGAGCGTATCGAATCAGGCTACGGCTACGGGAACGACACCTGACGGAGATGATGTGAGCGACCTATCGGATGACAACAGCAACCTGGAGGATGATCCAACGGATACGAATCTTCCTGAGGACAGCGAGATATCGATCATCAAGACCTCTGTGTTCAACGATGAGAACGGTGACGGCTTTGCTCAGTTGGGCGAGACGATCAGCTACAGCTTTGAGGTAACGAACAGTGGAGCTACGACCCTAACGAATGTGACGGTAACGGATCCACTATTGGTGGCGCCAAGCGGCAGCCTTACCGGCGGTCCTATCGCGAGCCTTGCACCAGGAGCGGTAGACACGGCGACCTTTAGTGGAAGCTACACGATCCAGCAGTCGGACATCGATGCTCAGAGCGTATCGAACCAGGCTACGGCTACGGAACGACACCTGACGGAGATGATGTCAGCGACCTATCGGATGACAACAGCAACCTGGAGAATGATCCAACGGATACGGACCTTCTAAAAAATGGTAGAATATCTTTGATTAAAATAGGGGTTTTCAACGATGAGAACAATGATGGAGTGGCGCAGGTTGGCGAAATATAAGTTATTCTTTTGTAGTAACAAATACCGGAAATGTTACGTTAACGAACGTTATTATTGCAGA encodes:
- a CDS encoding DUF7507 domain-containing protein, with translation MSYSFEVTNSGATTLTNVTVTDPLLVAPSGSLTGGPIATLAPGAIDTTTFSGSYTIQQSDIDAQSVSNQATATGTTPDGDDVSDLSDDNSNLEDDPTDTNLPEDSEISIIKTSVFNDENGDGFAQLGETISYSFEVTNSGATTLTNVTVTDPLLVAPSGSLTGGPIASLAPGAVDTATFSGSYTIQQSDIDAQSVSNQATATERHLTEMMSATYRMTTATWRMIQRIRTF